Part of the Triticum urartu cultivar G1812 chromosome 2, Tu2.1, whole genome shotgun sequence genome, AATATCGGCTCGGTCTCCCTATGGCATCTCCCTCCCGAGTTCCACTGCCCTCCCCTGCAGTGAAACGGATCGATCATGAGAGTAAGATTAATTGTACCGATGGCCTAATATATGGTTGTGGTGGCGGTCTCTTAATAATTACTTGAAGTGTGTTAGGGAGAGTCCTCTGAACACGATCTGAGTTCTTGTTGGGTTTATGTTCTTGTCGACCCATTTGGCCCATGTGGTCAGTGCTTTCCTGTATGCCTCCATCACCTCAAGGCTGTGGTGAACACGGTAGCCTTCTTGATAATAGTTGAGCCTGTCACAAGCATTTCACCAATCAGGATGTAAACAGATTGGCTAGCAGATCAGCTTAGCCTGCGGAGTTCTGGGGGAAGTGTTGCACTATACACATACAGACCCTTTTGACGTCTTTGGGTGAGTCCACCAGTGCCCGGTGTTGACGACGACGATGTCGGCGGTCTGGTACGCCGGAGTCGTTGCGTCTAGCTCATCCAACCTCAGCTTCTCGTCGAGTACGGTGCCGTTTGGGCTCTCGCGGACCGTCTCTTTGACCAGAAATGTCGATCTTATGAAATCCACAGAGCAATTGTAGTCCTGCAATCAAGTGCCAGTGAGTTGGACTGGCAAGATTCTACCAAGTTTCTCTTTCTCTCCTTTTGAATGTGAGATGAGAACAAAAAAATGTCAGTATTCACTATTCAGTGAGGCAGCCAGTACGTACTCTGAACTTGAAGGAATAGAATCCTCTGGTTTTGAACTGGTTCTTCCCGGACTTCTCGTACACGTTCTTTTTGTTCCTGACGCCATGGCGGAGAGTGCAGACCAGAGACTCCCACATGTTGCGGTTCAGCGAGTCTCCGACGAATATGATCCTCTGGCCTCGCAGCCTCTCCAGGAAATCAGTCACGTTCATCCTGGCCGACGCAACACAAGAGAAGATAACTTAAGTTTCGATCACAGAGTGTACTCTAATGGAATTGCTCGGAACATTTGCGATGACAAGAAGAAGCTAGTCAGAGGATGCATGCACCTGGGAATGTTGCAGCcggtcggctgccacctccagtTGAGGAAGCCGGTGTCCTGCCGGCCGTTCTTGTGGCAGTTGAAGTCGCCGTCGATGTGGGGGCACGACCGCGGCGGGTAGAAGGCGTGGTTCTCCTCCCTCACCCACCTCCCGCTGAACAGGTCGCACTTGGCGAAGGTCACCAGGTCCTGCACGCCCGACGTCCACACCACCCGGTGGTTGCCGGGCCCGACGGCCACGCTGGTGTTCGCGCCTGCCGTGACGGTGCCAGTGCCGGTGTCATCGCTGTGGTCGGCGGAAGGCGTCCACTCCACCCGGTGGTTGACTGGGCCGACGGCAACGCTGGTGTTCGCGCCTGCCGTGACGGTGCCGGTGCCGGCGCCGTCGCTGTGGTCGGCGGCAGACGTCCACACCACCCGTTGGTTGCCTGACCCGCTGGCAACTCTGGTGTTCGCGCCTGCCGTGCCGGTGCCGGTACCGGTGCCGTCGCTGTTGTCGGCGGCAGCTACTTCCTGCATCGGGTGGACGAACTC contains:
- the LOC125533714 gene encoding protein trichome birefringence-like 2 yields the protein MGKAQGPLYDAGNATISGSDEEPVVGNGTKAQDVTAMPTPPWRRADAANSTGNPIIGAPDEPSDSDGATGNSTDTAVPSSKEDRNANASVDNVPPNSTRRAALPSRTPDQRKEDRRRRKRASMARHKQRSTRRRKEFVHPMQEVAAADNSDGTGTGTGTAGANTRVASGSGNQRVVWTSAADHSDGAGTGTVTAGANTSVAVGPVNHRVEWTPSADHSDDTGTGTVTAGANTSVAVGPGNHRVVWTSGVQDLVTFAKCDLFSGRWVREENHAFYPPRSCPHIDGDFNCHKNGRQDTGFLNWRWQPTGCNIPRMNVTDFLERLRGQRIIFVGDSLNRNMWESLVCTLRHGVRNKKNVYEKSGKNQFKTRGFYSFKFRDYNCSVDFIRSTFLVKETVRESPNGTVLDEKLRLDELDATTPAYQTADIVVVNTGHWWTHPKTSKGLNYYQEGYRVHHSLEVMEAYRKALTTWAKWVDKNINPTRTQIVFRGLSLTHFKGGQWNSGGRCHRETEPIFNHTYLTEYPERMRVLEKVMSRMKTPVIYLNISRLTDYRKDGHPSVYRVRYDTEEERMAAAATKQDCSHWCLPGVPDTWNELLYASLLQAGKGSWRL